In one Silene latifolia isolate original U9 population chromosome 10, ASM4854445v1, whole genome shotgun sequence genomic region, the following are encoded:
- the LOC141605337 gene encoding uncharacterized protein LOC141605337, whose amino-acid sequence MEGLFNKIKNLDAYPKINEDFYSRTLSGGLITLVSSLVMFLLFFSELRLYLHAATETQLIVDTSRGETLRINFDVTFPALPCSIVSIDAMDISGEQHLDVRHDIIKKRIDSHGNVIESKQDGIGAPKIEKPLQKHGGRLEHNETYCGSCYGAEETDDHCCNTCEDVREAYTKKGWAISNPDLLDQCKREGFLQKIKEEEGEGCNIYGSLEVNKVAGNFHFAPGKSFHQSGFIVHDLLAFQKDSFNISHKINRLAFGDYYPGVVNPLDGVEWTHSTPNGMYQYFLKVVPTVYTDLSGHAIQSNQFSVTEHFKSASAGHFSSLPGVFFFYDLSPIKVTFKEGHVSFLHFLTNVCAIVGGVFTVSGILDSFIYHGQKAIKKKMEIGKFS is encoded by the exons atggaGGGATTATTCAATAAGATTAAGAATTTGGACGCGTATCCCAAAATAAACGAGGATTTCTACAGCAGGACATTATCCGGTGGTCTTATCACTCTCGTCTCCTCCCTCGTCATGTTTCTCCTCTTCTTCTCCGAACTCC GTCTATATTTGCACGCTGCAACGGAAACCCAGCTTATAGTGGACACTTCAAGAGGAGAAACGCTGCGCATTAAT TTTGATGTCACGTTCCCTGCATTGCCTTGTTCGATTGTCAGCATCGATGCTATGGATATTAGCGGAGAACAACACCTTGATGTA AGACATGATATCATCAAGAAAAGAATAGATTCACACGGGAACGTTATAGAGTCAAAGCAGGACGGTATTGGTGCTCCAAAG ATTGAGAAGCCTTTGCAGAAACATGGTGGCAGACTAGAACATAACGAGACTTATTGTGGCTCATGTTATGGTGCTGAAGAG ACAGATGATCATTGCTGTAACACTTGTGAGGATGTTCGTGAAGCATACACAAAGAAAGGCTGGGCAATATCGAACCCTGATTTGTTAGACCAG TGTAAAAGGGAAGGTTTTCTACAGAAAATTAAGGAAGAAGAAGGCGAAGGATGTAATATTTATGGGTCTCTGGAAGTTAACAAAGTGGCTGGAAATTTTCATTTTGCGCCTGGGAAAAGCTTTCATCAGTCAGGTTTTATAGTCCATGATTTGTTGGCATTTCAAAAGGATAGTTTCAAT ATCAGTCACAAGATCAATAGATTGGCTTTTGGCGACTACTACCCTGGTGTTGTAAACCCACTTGATGG CGTGGAATGGACGCACAGTACACCAAACGGCATGTATCAGTAttttctgaag GTAGTGCCTACTGTTTACACAGATTTGAGTGGCCATGCTATCCAATCAAATCAG TTTTCCGTGACTGAGCACTTTAAGAGTGCCAGTGCAGGCCACTTTTCATCTCTGCCTGGTGTTTTCTTCTTTTATGATCTTTCTCCAATTAAG GTGACGTTCAAAGAGGGACATGTTTCTTTCCTGCACTTTCTTACCAATGTTTGTGCAATAGTTGGAG GTGTTTTCACTGTGTCGGGTATCCTTGACTCATTCATTTACCATGGACAAAAGGCGATCAAGAAAAAGATGGAAATTGGGAAGTTCAGTTGA